taattttcttatactttatccttctttccatcattttagatttttgctttcttctctggGAGATCTTCTCCACTTCATTCTCAAATTTCCGTGGagagttttgtttcttctctcataATTTTAGCATCAATGATCCCTATTTCCTCTGAGTATTTATTCCTAAAAGTATCCTATAACTGATTGATGGGTAAAATTCCTTCTATCTCTCTCTGCTCacactctgcttctcttttagcCTCCGGTGGGCCTCCTAGAGAGCCAGGCTGCTCTGTTGTGGACCCTGAAGACTCCGTGGAAGCAGATGAGCCCGCACACCCAGCCCAACCCGCAAAACCCATTGCTTACGTGACACCCTTCAGATGGCAGCCCCCAGCTCCCACAGAGTCAGCTCGTCCGGCAGAGAGAGGCCGGCGCCGGGGAGGAAGCCGGCCGGCAGGGCGAGGCCGTGGCAGAGGCGGTGGGCCCCGCAGGGACGCTGGCCCGAGACGGGGGGCACAACGCTTGATGGGATCGGACGTGCACGTCCAACTGGACCACCATGGAGAGCCAGGCCACCAGGGGGAACCGGAAATCAGGGAGACCGCAgccttctctctttctgaaacAGGTCATCTGCCTGGAACTGCGCAGGAAGGCCCTGGCCCCGACGTGGCGCCACCTgagctggggcttcaggagccGCCCCCCGCTTCTGAGCCTCAGGCTGTCGCCGGGCAGCCCACGTTGACCCTCTATCACTGCGTCGGGTTTAGGGCTCTGGGCGACCCAGCTGTTTTACAAGTCATTGAAACCCCCCACGGCACCTATGTGCAGGGGGTCCCAGTGTTCTTCACCGACATTGCATGCTGACCTCTATTTGCCACCCACGTTGTTCCCAGCCCCCCTTTCTCCCACCTGGACTTTCCCCCCAGCCCCAGTTCTGCTCCACTCCTCCCCTCCAAACCCAACCGGAGCCCTCACCTTGTGTAGTCAGAATGGAGTATCCACACCCTCCTCCCAGGATCCTGACAGTAGTCCGTCTGCTTCCAATGCCCCTCTTGTCTCTGCTTTGCACCTTCTGTCAAAGTTACACATGCACGGAGTCCCTCAATGCTTGTTCAAATAAGCCAGCGGCCCCCCTAATCTTCTTGTGCTCATAGTAAAAGCCAATTAGAGATGCTTGGAATGAAAAACAAAGTTGTTGGAATCCAAAGTTATGTTGATGGTTTGCATCACAGAATAGACAGGACTGAGGAACGAATCAGCAAAAACTAGGTGCTTAGGCAAGAGAGAGACGGACAGTGTGAAAGAACAGTCATCGTGAGGACCGGAGGTCATCTAACATGGAGCTCTCCCGAGAGAGCCAGAACATGTGTATGACagcaaaatacaaagaaatcatgGCCAATGGTTTCTCCCAATGGAAGAAATCTATGAATCCTGAGCAGGATACAAGAATAACACCCGTTGAGAGTGTGAAGTATGGTGAAGAGAACATCCCAAAAGCTGCCTGAGAGCTGAGACCTACAAGGAAAGCAGAAGTAGGGTGACCTTAGACTTTGCCTGCCAGCATGGATGactatggaaagcaatggtgcaATATCCTCCGAGCTTCCAGAGGGAAATCACTCTGAATCTAGTGTTCTATGAGCAATCAAAGAAATTgttggggagagaaggaggcaggCAGTTTCCGCTCAAGGTCACGGCCACATGAAGGGAGGAATGGCAGccagaaaagggaggaaaaggcaGAATCCTACTCAGACTGGACCCGAAGCCTGAGCTTCCCCTGAACTTAGACTACACAACTTATAACCTGCAAGCGGCTAAACCCCCTTTCTGTACAAGGCGATTGGAATGGAACTGTTATGCACAGTGAAAGTACAAGTCATGTTTTTCAGCCAGGAAAAAGCCAAACCAGACAACTTGGGAGAAGTGGGATGCAGCCACAGTCAGTAACCAGGGAAATTAGGAAACTGTATTATTAAGTCTAGATAAGTATGATTCTGGAAAAAAGATTGATGACCTAGAATTAAAATTCCAGAAGACATTGATATAGGCATGTGGGGCATGGGAAAATTCACAAGGAGCTAGAAGTTGCTAAAGTTCTTCTCTCATGCCTGGAGACGATATAGTGGCTGAATAGAAGAGCAATGAAACTCTAGACTCTGACACATTTTTAAGTCTCAATGTAGGTACCCGTTGGGAACCACTAAGAGAATTGGAATCAAAGAGATTGAG
Above is a window of Pongo pygmaeus isolate AG05252 chromosome 14, NHGRI_mPonPyg2-v2.0_pri, whole genome shotgun sequence DNA encoding:
- the LOC129011323 gene encoding proline-rich protein 20E-like codes for the protein MEEPRPSKRLRTMAPNQASGGPPREPGCSVVDPEDSVEADEPAHPAQPAKPIAYVTPFRWQPPAPTESARPAERGRRRGGSRPAGRGRGRGGGPRRDAGPRRGAQRLMGSDVHVQLDHHGEPGHQGEPEIRETAAFSLSETGHLPGTAQEGPGPDVAPPELGLQEPPPASEPQAVAGQPTLTLYHCVGFRALGDPAVLQVIETPHGTYVQGVPVFFTDIAC